One genomic window of Capricornis sumatraensis isolate serow.1 chromosome 15, serow.2, whole genome shotgun sequence includes the following:
- the DPM1 gene encoding dolichol-phosphate mannosyltransferase subunit 1 isoform X2, giving the protein MAAEEASRSSPRSRREPKGRASRQDKYSVLLPTYNERENLPFIVWLLVKSFSESGFNYEIIIIDDGSPDGTRDIAEQLEKIYGSDRILLRPREKKLGLGTAYIHGMKHATGNYIIIMDADLSHHPKFIPEFIRKQKEGNFDIVSGTRYRGNGGVYGWDLKRKIISRVANFITQILLRPGASDLTGSFRLYRKEVLQKLIGKCISKGYVFQMEMIVRARQLNYTIGSNIICGSCLW; this is encoded by the exons ATGGCTGCCGAGGAAGCGAGTCGTAGCTCTCCTAGGTCTCGGCGGGAGCCGAAGGGGCGAGCCTCGCGGCAAGACAAGTATTCGGTGCTTTTGCCCACGTACAACGAGCGCGAGAACCTACCGTTCATCGTGTGGCTGCTGGTGAAGAGCTTCTCCGAGAG tggcTTCAACTATGAAATTATAATCATAGATGATGGAAGCCCAGATGGAACAAGGGACATTGCTGAGCAGTTGGAGAAGATTTATGGGTCAGACAGAATT CTTCTAAGGCCACGGGAGAAAAAGTTGGGACTAG gaaCTGCATATATTCATGGGATGAAACATGCCACAGGCAACTATATAATCATCATGGATGCTGACCTCTCACACCAT CCAAAATTTATTCCTGAATTCATTAG GAAGCAAAAGGAGGGTAATTTTGACATTGTCTCTGGAACTCGATACAGAGGAAATGGCGGTGTATATGGCTgggatttgaaaagaaaaataatcag CCGTGTGGCCAATTTTATAACTCAGATTTTGCTGCGACCAGGAGCATCTGATTTAACAGGAAGTTTCAG GTTATACAGAAAAGAAGTTTTACAGAAATTAATaggaaaatgtatttctaaagGCTACGTCTTCCAGATGGAGATGATTGTTCGAGCAAGACAGCTGAATTATACTATTG GTTCCAATATCATTTGTGGATCGTGTTTATGGTGA
- the MOCS3 gene encoding adenylyltransferase and sulfurtransferase MOCS3, giving the protein MAAREEVLALQAEVAQREEELSSLKQRLAAALSAGQESARSVPVSPLPPRAALSREEIRRYSRQLVLPELGMQGQLRLAAAAVLVVGCGGLGCPLAQYLAAAGVGRLGLVDYDVVEASNLARQVLHGEALAGQAKVFSAAAALRRLNSAVECVPYAQALTPATALDLVRRYDVVADCSDNAPTRYLVSDACVLAGRPLVSASALRFEGQLTVYHYGGGPCYRCVFPRPPPAETVTSCADGGVLGAVTGVLGCLQALEVLKTAAGLGPSYSGRLLLFDALRGDFRCIRLRRRRPDCAACGERPTVTDLQDYESFCGSSATDKCRSLRLLSPEERISVMDYKRLLDSGSPHLLLDVRPQVEVDICRLPHALHIPLKRLERKDAESLKVLEEAIREGKQGAQEGASVPIYVICKLGNDSQKAVKVLQSWADVDSVKDVVGGLMAWAAKIDGTFPQY; this is encoded by the coding sequence ATGGCGGCCAGGGAGGAGGTTCTGGCCCTACAGGCCGAAGTCGCGCAGCGTGAGGAGGAGCTGAGTTCTCTGAAGCAGAGGCTGGCGGCGGCCCTTTCGGCGGGGCAGGAGTCAGCGCGCTCGGTTCCCGTGTCGCCCCTGCCTCCCAGGGCCGCCCTGTCCCGAGAGGAGATCCGGCGCTACAGCCGGCAGCTCGTGCTGCCGGAGCTCGGCATGCAGGGGCAGCTGCGCCTGGCGGCCGCGGCCGTACTCGTAGTAGGCTGCGGGGGGCTCGGCTGCCCGCTGGCGCAGTACCTGGCCGCAGCCGGCGTCGGCCGCCTGGGCCTCGTAGACTACGACGTGGTCGAAGCGAGCAACCTGGCCCGCCAGGTGCTGCACGGCGAGGCCCTGGCCGGCCAGGCCAAGGTCTTTTCGGCGGCCGCCGCCCTGCGCCGCCTCAATTCGGCGGTGGAGTGTGTGCCCTACGCCCAGGCGCTGACGCCGGCCACGGCGCTGGACCTCGTCCGCCGCTACGACGTGGTGGCGGACTGCTCCGACAACGCGCCCACCCGCTACCTGGTGAGCGACGCCTGTGTGCTCGCCGGCCGGCCCCTGGTGTCCGCCAGCGCGCTGCGTTTCGAGGGCCAGCTCACGGTCTACCACTACGGCGGGGGGCCTTGCTATCGCTGCGTGTTCCCCCGGCCACCCCCGGCGGAGACGGTGACCAGCTGCGCGGATGGCGGGGTGCTCGGCGCGGTTACGGGGGTCCTGGGCTGCCTGCAGGCGCTGGAAGTGCTGAAGACAGCTGCGGGCCTGGGTCCCTCTTACAGCGGCCGCCTGTTGCTCTTTGACGCCCTCCGCGGCGATTTCCGCTGTATCCGGCTGCGGAGGCGCAGGCCCGACTGTGCCGCCTGCGGGGAGCGGCCCACCGTGACCGACCTGCAGGACTACGAAAGCTTCTGCGGTTCGTCGGCCACGGATAAGTGCCGCTCCCTCCGATTGCTGAGCCCGGAGGAGCGGATTTCGGTTATGGACTATAAGCGACTTCTGGATTCTGGGTCACCCCACCTGTTGCTGGACGTCAGGCCTCAAGTGGAGGTGGACATCTGTCGTCTGCCTCACGCCCTGCACATCCCTTTGAAACGTTTGGAACGGAAGGATGCGGAGAGCCTGAAAGTCTTGGAAGAAGCCATCCGGGAAGGGAAGCAGGGCGCACAGGAAGGGGCGTCTGTCCCCATCTATGTGATATGCAAACTGGGCAACGACTCCCAGAAAGCCGTGAAGGTCTTGCAGTCCTGGGCAGACGTGGACTCAGTTAAGGACGTTGTGGGGGGCCTCATGGCCTGGGCTGCCAAAATCGATGGAACGTTTCCGCAGTACTGA
- the DPM1 gene encoding dolichol-phosphate mannosyltransferase subunit 1 isoform X1: protein MAAEEASRSSPRSRREPKGRASRQDKYSVLLPTYNERENLPFIVWLLVKSFSESGFNYEIIIIDDGSPDGTRDIAEQLEKIYGSDRILLRPREKKLGLGTAYIHGMKHATGNYIIIMDADLSHHPKFIPEFIRKQKEGNFDIVSGTRYRGNGGVYGWDLKRKIISRVANFITQILLRPGASDLTGSFRLYRKEVLQKLIGKCISKGYVFQMEMIVRARQLNYTIGEVPISFVDRVYGESKLGGNEIVSFLKGLLTLFATT, encoded by the exons ATGGCTGCCGAGGAAGCGAGTCGTAGCTCTCCTAGGTCTCGGCGGGAGCCGAAGGGGCGAGCCTCGCGGCAAGACAAGTATTCGGTGCTTTTGCCCACGTACAACGAGCGCGAGAACCTACCGTTCATCGTGTGGCTGCTGGTGAAGAGCTTCTCCGAGAG tggcTTCAACTATGAAATTATAATCATAGATGATGGAAGCCCAGATGGAACAAGGGACATTGCTGAGCAGTTGGAGAAGATTTATGGGTCAGACAGAATT CTTCTAAGGCCACGGGAGAAAAAGTTGGGACTAG gaaCTGCATATATTCATGGGATGAAACATGCCACAGGCAACTATATAATCATCATGGATGCTGACCTCTCACACCAT CCAAAATTTATTCCTGAATTCATTAG GAAGCAAAAGGAGGGTAATTTTGACATTGTCTCTGGAACTCGATACAGAGGAAATGGCGGTGTATATGGCTgggatttgaaaagaaaaataatcag CCGTGTGGCCAATTTTATAACTCAGATTTTGCTGCGACCAGGAGCATCTGATTTAACAGGAAGTTTCAG GTTATACAGAAAAGAAGTTTTACAGAAATTAATaggaaaatgtatttctaaagGCTACGTCTTCCAGATGGAGATGATTGTTCGAGCAAGACAGCTGAATTATACTATTGGTGAG GTTCCAATATCATTTGTGGATCGTGTTTATGGTGAATCCAAGTTGGGAGGAAATGAAATAGTCTCTTTCTTGAAAGGATTACTGACTCTTTTTGCTACTACATAA